The DNA segment CCGCCGAAGGCGTCCGGATCGTCGAATACGGCGACTGGCGCAACCACAACCGCAACACCAAGGGCGCCTGGGGCCCCGTCAACGGCGTCATCGTCCACCACACCGTCACCTCCGGCACCGACAGTTCCGTCGCCTTCTGCTACAACGGCGACTCCGAACTGCCCGGCCCGCTCTGCCACGGCGTCATCGCCAAGGACGGCACGGTCCACCTGGTCGGCAACGGCCGGGCCAACCACGCCGGTCTGGGCGACGACGACGTGCTGACCGCCGTCATCAACGAGACCGCGCTGCCGGCACCGGACGAGGACGGCACCGACGGCAACACCCGCTTCTACGGCTTCGAGTGCGTCAACCTCGGGGACGGCTCCGACCCGTGGCCCGAAGCGCAACTGGAAGCCATCGCCCGGGTGTCCGCCGCGATCTGCCGTGCGCACGGCTGGCACGCCGCATCGGTCATCGGCCATCTGGAGTGGACCAGCCGGAAGATCGACCCGAAGGGCTTCAGCATGGTGTCGATGCGCACCCGGGTTGCCGCCCTGCTGGCCGGCACGCCGGGCGCGAGCGCCACGCACTACCAGCCGTTCCCGGGCGTCGCCTACTTCCTGTCCGCGCCCCACTCCACGATCGTGGCCGCGATGGGCGGCCGGCTGGTCGCCGAGGGCTGCTCCGCCTACACCGACGGCCCGGACCCGCAGTGGAGCGAGGCCGACCGCGCCTCGTACGCCAAGTGGCAGCAGAAGCTCGGCTACACCGGCGCCGACGCGGACGGCTGGCCGGGCGCCACCTCGTGGAACGCCCTGCAGGTCCCGTACACCGCCTGACCCCTGCCGGGCCGGGCGCGCAACCGCACCACCCGCCCCGCCCGGCCGCACCATCGCGCGAAAGGCGCTCGCATGACCCCAACCACCATCCGTGCCCTGCGCACGGTCGTCCAGACCGCCGTGGGGATCGCCATCGCACTCCCCGCCCTCGTCGACAGCGGGACCCTGCCCCGCTCGCTGCCCTGGGTGGGCGCGGCCCTCACCGTCTCGGGCCTGCTGTCCCGCGTCATGGCCGTGCCCGCCGTACAGTCCCTGCTCCCGGCGTGGCTGACCACCTCCGACAGCGTTCCGGTGTCCGGGGCCCCGGACACCACCACCGCACCGGCGCCCGCTCCGGCCGCTCATGCCGCCGACTGACGCAAACGACCCGGTCGCCATCGCCCGCGAACTGGAGCGGCTCAGGGGAACCATGGAGGCGGGTTTCGCCCGCGCCGACGGTTCCCTGGCCCTGCTGGTGCAGCGCAGCGACCAGACCGACCGGCAACTCGCCGACCACGAAACCCGCCTCGACGCCCTGGAACGCGCCCGCTGGCCACTGACCAGCATCGGCGCCTTCACCGGTGTCGCGGTCGCCACCCTCACCCTGTGGGAAGTGCTGGCGCGCTGACCGCCGCCACCTCCGACCACCACCGCGGGCCGCCGCCGTCCTCCGGGACGGGACGACGGCGGCCTCCCGTGCACACCCCCCTTCCTGCGAACTTCGCGCCCTCCTGGAGGAATCCGATGGCCACCCCGCTCTCCGCCGCCGCTCTCGTCGCGGCTCTGAAGAAGGAAGGCGTCACCGTCGTCGAACACGCCGGCTGGCGCACCCACAACCGCAACGCGAAGGGCGCCTGGGGCCCGGTGAACGGCGTGATGATCCACCACACCGTCACCTTGGGCACCACCGCCACCGTGGCCCTCTGCTACAACGGCCGGTCCGACCTGCCGGGACCGCTCTGCCACGGCGTCATCGCGAAGGACGGCACCGTCCACCTGGTCGGCAACGGCCGCGCCAACCACGCGGGCGCCGGTGACCCGGACGTGCTGGCCGCCACCGTCGCCGAGCGGAGCACGCTGCCGGCCCCCAACCAGCAGAGCACCGACGGCAACACGCACTTCTACGGCTTCGAGTGCGAGAACCTCGGCAACGGCAAGGACCCCTGGCCGGAGGCCCAGCTCACGGCGATCACGAAGGCGTCCGCCGCGATCTGCCGTGCCCACGGCTGGAGCGCCGCCTCCGTCATCGGGCACAAGGAGTGGACGAACACCAAGATCGACCCGGCCGGCTTCACGATGGCCTCCCTGCGCACCCGGATCGCGACCCGCCTGGCCTCCGGCGCATCCCACGGATCCCCTTCATCGGGCAACTCGGGCTCGGGCCCTGCCTACCAGCCGTTCCCGGGCGCCGACTGGTTCAGGAAGAAGCCGAAGTCGGCCGTCGTCACCGCGATGGGCAAGCGCCTGACCGCCGAGGGCTGCTCCGCCTACCGCTCCGGCCCGGGTCCCCAGTGGACGGACGCGGACCGCGCCTCGTACGCCAAGTGGCAGCGCAAGCTGGGTTACAGCGGCACCGACGCGGACGGCTGGCCGGGCGCCACCTCGTGGAAGGCCCTGCGGATCCCCACGTCCTGATGAGAGCCGGGGTGCGGGTCGCCGGCCGTCCGCACCCCGACCGGGAGAAAGCCCCGACGTGCGGCCCGCCATGCCCCAGGCATGAAAAAACCCCAGGTCACGGCGAGTGAGTCCTGGGGTAATTCCGGGCCGCCTTCGGGATTCGAACCCGAGACCTACGCATTACGAGTGCGTTGCTCTGGCCAGCTGAGCTAAGGCGGCGCGCCGTCCTGACCATGGTGCGGTCAGCAGCGACGCCAAGTCTACACAGTTTCCGGGGGTGCTCCGGACAGCCCCCCGCTGAGCCACTCCGTGCAGGTCAGGAGCACTTCTTTCCGTTCTTCGGCGGGGTGCCGTCCAGGAGGTACCTGTTGATCGCCGTGTCGATGCAGTCGCTGCCGCGGCCGTACGCGGTGTGGCCGTCACCGTCGTAGGTGAGGAGCGTGCCGGAGGAGAGCTGGGCCGCCAGGGACTTCGCCCACTTGTACGGGGTCGCCGGGTCGCGGGTCGTGCCGACCACCACGATCGGGGCCGCGCCCTTCGCTGTGATGCGGTGGGCGCTGCCGGTGGCGTGGAACGGCCAGTAGGTGCAGTTCAGGGTCGCCCAGGCGAAACCCCTGCCGAAGACCGGCGACGCCTTCTCGAAGGACGGGATGGCCTTGGTGACGGCTGCGGGGCCCTTGAAGGCCGGGGGCAGGTCCAGGCAGTTCACGGCGGCGTTGGCGAACATCAGGTTCGCGTACTTCCCCTTGCTGTCCCGCTCGTAGTACGAGTCGGACAGAGCGAGCAGGCCCGCACCGTCGCCTGCCATGGCGTGGGTGAGCGCGGTGCGCAGCTGGGGCCAGGACCCCTCGTCGTACATGGCCGAGATCACGCCGGTCGTGGCGAGCGGCTCCCCCAGTTTGCGGCTCTGACCGGTGGAGATCGGTTTGGCGTCCAGCCGGCGGAAGAAGGCCTCCAGCCGGTGCGAGGCGTCGGCGGTGGACGTGGTGCCGAGCGGGCAGTCCTTGTGCTTGATGCAGTCGGCGGCGAAGGACTTGAAGGCGGTCTCGAAGCCCGCGGTCTGGTCGCGGTTCATCTGCAGCGATGTCAGCGACGGGTCCATCGCACCGTCCAGGACCAGGCGGCCCACCCGGTCCGGGAAGAGTCCCGCGTACGTCGCGCCGAGGAAGGTGCCGTACGAGGCGCCCACGTAGTTCAGCTTCTTGTCGCCGAGGATTCCGCGCTCGATGTCCATGTCACGGGCGGCGTCGACCGTGGAGACATGCGGGAGGATCCTGGCCGAGTGCTTCTCGCAGCCCTGCGCGAAGCCCTTGAGCGACGTGGTGAGCTTCTTGGTCTCGCCCGCGTTGTCCGGGGTCTGGTCGACCTCCGTGTAGGCGTCCATCTGCTTGCCCGTAAGACATTCGACGGGCTGGCTGCGGGCCACTCCGCGCGGGTCCACGGCCGCCATGTCGTAGCGGGCACGCACCGCGGCGGGGTAGCCGATTCCCGCGTAGCCCTGGAGGTAGTCGATCGCCGAGCCGCCCGGGCCGCCCGGGTTCACCAGCAGGGAGCCGATCCGCTTTCCGGGGCCGGTGGCCTTCTTGCGGGAGACGGCGAGCTTGATGTCGCCGTCCGAGGGCTTCGCGTAGTCGAGCGGCACCTTCATCGTGGAGCACTGGAATCCGGGGGCGCCGCAGGAACGCCACGTCAGTTTCTGGCTGTAGTACTTGGCCAGATCCGCGGCCGGTGCGGACTTCGCTGCCCCGGCCGTACCGGCGCCGGACGCCGCGGCCCCGGCCTGCGACGCGGTGGGCGCCGAGCCACCCGACGAGCAGCCCGAAACAAGCAGACCGGCCATGGCCAGCACAGTGACCGGAGTGGAGAGCAGACGCCTGAAGTCCATTCCCGGAGCGTAGTCCGGCCCCGGCCGAAGGCCCTCTTTTCCGGCCCGTACGAGTGAGCCGTCAACCCGCGTTGCGCCGTTCAGGCCGGATCAGCTCCCCCCCTCCCGTCACACCGTCACACCGTCCGTCAGCCCGCGCGCAGCGATACCGCCATCGCCTCGACCGCCAGCAGCGGTGCAACGTTCCGGTCGAGCGCCTGGCGGCAGGCGGTGATGGCCTCGATCCGGCGCAGGGTGCTCTCCGGGCTCGAACTCAGTGCGATCCGGTCCAGCGAGTCCCTGACGTCCTCATTGGCGATGGCCACCCTGGAGCGCAGCTGGAGCGCCAGCACGTCCCGGTAGAAGCCGGTCAGGTCGGTCAGCGCGAGGTCGAGCGTGTCCCGCTGGGTACGGGTCGAGCGGCGCTTCTGCCGGTCGGCCAGCTCTTTCATCGCCCCTGCCGTGCCCCGGGGCATCCGCCCGCCGGCCGACGCGCCGAGCGCCGCCTTGAGGTCCTCGGTCTCCTTGGTGTCGGTCCCCTCCGCGACCTCCTTGGCGTCCTCGGTCGCGGCGTCGATCAGCTCCTGCGCCGACTTCAGACAGCCGCCGATCTCCTCGACGCGCAGCGGCATCCTGAGCACGGCGGCGCGCCGGGCGCGGGCGCGCTCGTCCGTGGCCAGGCGGCGCGCCCTGCCGATGTGGCCCTGCGTCGCACGGGCCGCGTCCATGGCCGCCTGCGGCTCGATGCCGTCCCGTCTGACCAGGATGTCGGCCACCGCCTCCACGGGCGGTGTGCGGAGGGTCAGATTGCGGCAGCGGGAGCGGATGGTCGGCAGCACGTCCTCCAGGGACGGCGCGCAGAGCAGCCACACCGTACGGGGAGCGGGTTCCTCGACGGCCTTCAGCAGTACGTTCCCCGCGCCCTCGGTCAGGCGGTCCGCGTCCTCCATGACGATGACCTGCCAGCGGCCGACCGCCGGCGAGAGCTGAGCGCGGCGGACCAGCTCCCGGGTCTCCTTCACGCCGATGGAGAGCTGGTCGGTGCGGACGACCTCGACATCCGCGTGCGTACCGACGAGGGCGGTGTGGCAGCCCTCGCAGAAGCCGCAGCCCGGGACTCCACCGAGCGCACGGTCCGGGCTGACGCACTGGAGGGCCGCCGCGAAGGCGCGGGCCGCGGTGGACCGGCCGGAACCGGGCGGGCCCGTGAACAGCCAGGCGTGCGTCATGGTCGACTTCGACATGCCGTCGGTGGAGGTCTGCTCGGTGGTGGCGGTGACCAGCGCGTCGGCGTCACGGGCGGCGGCGGCGAGCTGCGTCTGGACGCGGTCCTGGCCGACGAGGTCGTCCCATACGGGCATGCGGTCGCCCCCCTCTTCTCTTGCCGGTGCGGCTTCCATTGTGACGCAGGGGTCCGACAGTACGGCCCGGTCCCGTAGCCCCTGGGCCGCCGGCCCTGCGCCCTCCCGGCGGCTGACCACAGCACCGCGGGCCCGGAGGACGGTGATGTCCTCCGGGCCCGCGGTGTGGGTCAGCGCCGTCCCTTGCCCCGGCCTCTGCCCCTGTTGTCGTGGTCCTCGTCCTCGCGGTCCGGGCCGAGCAGTTCGTCCGCCAGTGAGGGCAGGTCGTCCAGCGGAGTCTCCTCCGCCCAGTCCGAGCGCCGTCGCGGGCGGTCCGGATCGATCTGCGGGAGCTCGCGGGTGCGCTCGTTCGCGTTCTCCGGCGGTGCCTGGCGCGGCTGCTCCTGGTGCTCGTCCCGGAAGTAGCCGGGCGGCACCCGGTCCGCGGGGGTGGCGCCCCGCAGCTGGGCCTGCGGCAGAACCGTCGTCTCCTCCGAGTCTTCGGTGGAGCCCGCGGCCCCGGACCGGGATCCGGAACCGGCCCCGTCCGCCGGCTCCGACGGCCTCGCGGCCCACGAAGGACCTGCGGACCGCCCGGATCGCGCGGAACCCTCCGGCTGCGAAGACCGGGAGGAGCGAGCCCCCGAGGACCGTGAATCCCCCGAAGAGCCGGACGTCCCGGAGCCGGCGGAGCCACCGGACGTCCCGGAATCCTCCGGAGTCCCGGCGAGCTTCGGGATGACCGTCGTCTCGTCGGAGTCGGACGACGACGGCGTGGGCCGCACCGCGACCGGCTGAGTCACCTCGTTGGCGCCCACCATGGGCGTCTCGACGGTCGTCTCGTTGTCAGCCGAAGCGTCAGCCGAAGGACCGGAAGAGGGATCGGTCGAGGCATCGGCCGATGTGCCGGCCGACGTATCGCCGGAAGCCGCTGCCGCCTTCGCCGCCTCGGCGGCCTCCGCCTCGGCCTGCCTGCGGGCCTCCTCGGCCCGGAGCAGCGCCTGCTCGGCCTTGCGCTGCTTCTCCTTGCGGCGCTCCTCGGCCTCCGCGCGGAGCCGCGCCTGTTCTTCCTTCTGCTTGCGGAGCCGCTCCTGCTCCTGCTCCCGCGCCTGCTCCTCGGCCTCGCGGCGGAGCCGCTCCTCCTCGGCGAGCCGCCTGGCCTCCTCGGCCTGCCGGCGCGCCTCCTCGGCCTGGCGCTCCTCCTCACGCCGCCGCGCCTCGTCGAGCTCGCGGCGCTTGCGCTCCTCCTCCTCGGCCCGGAGCTTGGCGAGCTGCGCCTGGCGCTCGCGCTCCAGCCGCTCCTCCTCCGCCTTGCGGGCCGCTTCCTCCTCGGCTTTCCTGCGGGCCTCCTCCTCGGCCGCCCTCCGCGCCTCCTCCTGAGCCTTGACCTCGGCTTCGGAGAGCGGGAGCAGCTGGTCGAGACGGTGGCGTACGACCGTGGTGATCGCGTCCGGTTCCTGTGCCCCGTCCACCACCAGATAGCGGCCGGGGTCAGCGGCGGCGAGCGTCAGGAACCCGCTCCGCACCCGCTGGTGGAATTCGGCCGGCTCGGACTCCAGCCGGTCGGGTGCCTCCGTGAACCGC comes from the Streptomyces sp. NBC_01471 genome and includes:
- a CDS encoding peptidoglycan-binding protein, whose protein sequence is MATPLTADALVSALTAEGVRIVEYGDWRNHNRNTKGAWGPVNGVIVHHTVTSGTDSSVAFCYNGDSELPGPLCHGVIAKDGTVHLVGNGRANHAGLGDDDVLTAVINETALPAPDEDGTDGNTRFYGFECVNLGDGSDPWPEAQLEAIARVSAAICRAHGWHAASVIGHLEWTSRKIDPKGFSMVSMRTRVAALLAGTPGASATHYQPFPGVAYFLSAPHSTIVAAMGGRLVAEGCSAYTDGPDPQWSEADRASYAKWQQKLGYTGADADGWPGATSWNALQVPYTA
- a CDS encoding peptidoglycan-binding protein gives rise to the protein MATPLSAAALVAALKKEGVTVVEHAGWRTHNRNAKGAWGPVNGVMIHHTVTLGTTATVALCYNGRSDLPGPLCHGVIAKDGTVHLVGNGRANHAGAGDPDVLAATVAERSTLPAPNQQSTDGNTHFYGFECENLGNGKDPWPEAQLTAITKASAAICRAHGWSAASVIGHKEWTNTKIDPAGFTMASLRTRIATRLASGASHGSPSSGNSGSGPAYQPFPGADWFRKKPKSAVVTAMGKRLTAEGCSAYRSGPGPQWTDADRASYAKWQRKLGYSGTDADGWPGATSWKALRIPTS
- a CDS encoding alpha/beta hydrolase → MDFRRLLSTPVTVLAMAGLLVSGCSSGGSAPTASQAGAAASGAGTAGAAKSAPAADLAKYYSQKLTWRSCGAPGFQCSTMKVPLDYAKPSDGDIKLAVSRKKATGPGKRIGSLLVNPGGPGGSAIDYLQGYAGIGYPAAVRARYDMAAVDPRGVARSQPVECLTGKQMDAYTEVDQTPDNAGETKKLTTSLKGFAQGCEKHSARILPHVSTVDAARDMDIERGILGDKKLNYVGASYGTFLGATYAGLFPDRVGRLVLDGAMDPSLTSLQMNRDQTAGFETAFKSFAADCIKHKDCPLGTTSTADASHRLEAFFRRLDAKPISTGQSRKLGEPLATTGVISAMYDEGSWPQLRTALTHAMAGDGAGLLALSDSYYERDSKGKYANLMFANAAVNCLDLPPAFKGPAAVTKAIPSFEKASPVFGRGFAWATLNCTYWPFHATGSAHRITAKGAAPIVVVGTTRDPATPYKWAKSLAAQLSSGTLLTYDGDGHTAYGRGSDCIDTAINRYLLDGTPPKNGKKCS
- a CDS encoding DNA polymerase III subunit delta', with product MPVWDDLVGQDRVQTQLAAAARDADALVTATTEQTSTDGMSKSTMTHAWLFTGPPGSGRSTAARAFAAALQCVSPDRALGGVPGCGFCEGCHTALVGTHADVEVVRTDQLSIGVKETRELVRRAQLSPAVGRWQVIVMEDADRLTEGAGNVLLKAVEEPAPRTVWLLCAPSLEDVLPTIRSRCRNLTLRTPPVEAVADILVRRDGIEPQAAMDAARATQGHIGRARRLATDERARARRAAVLRMPLRVEEIGGCLKSAQELIDAATEDAKEVAEGTDTKETEDLKAALGASAGGRMPRGTAGAMKELADRQKRRSTRTQRDTLDLALTDLTGFYRDVLALQLRSRVAIANEDVRDSLDRIALSSSPESTLRRIEAITACRQALDRNVAPLLAVEAMAVSLRAG